A single Garra rufa chromosome 9, GarRuf1.0, whole genome shotgun sequence DNA region contains:
- the rpp38 gene encoding ribonuclease P protein subunit p38, with product MSTPAKAVTKKEKKKPIPVKTSLNSPYTIQWCPLERENKHLILKTLQVKLSAVGLQKQRVNRVREWGSKRRSRKKASKPTEDQKPTESVQTPSKPTEPCWSNPSVRKQLAIGINEVTKGLERNELSLVLVCNSVKPAHMTFHLIPLSKTRSVPACQVPSLSDTLAVQLGLKCVLALGFKRGSEVFEDVVRTITPVVPPLNVSWIPTNSQKKAEKKQSDTVRGQKRKIEDISEEANDSSPVDLQPLKVKKIIPNPKKIRKPKKGAK from the coding sequence ATGTCTACCCCAGCGAAAGCAGTAACGAAGAAGGAAAAAAAGAAGCCCATTCCTGTGAAAACTTCACTGAATAGCCCATACACGATTCAGTGGTGTCCACTGGAAAGAGAAAACAAGCATTTAATACTGAAAACGCTTCAAGTCAAACTATCCGCTGTGGGGCTTCAGAAACAACGTGTCAATAGAGTTCGCGAGTGGGGAAGCAAAAGGAGGTCAAGAAAAAAGGCATCAAAACCCACTGAGGATCAAAAACCCACTGAGAGTGTACAAACCCCCTCTAAGCCGACCGAGCCGTGCTGGAGCAACCCGTCCGTCAGGAAACAGCTGGCCATCGGCATCAACGAGGTCACTAAAGGCCTGGAGAGGAATGAACTGAGTTTGGTGCTCGTCTGTAATTCGGTAAAACCAGCACACATGACATTTCATTTAATTCCGTTGAGTAAAACGAGGTCCGTGCCCGCCTGTCAGGTCCCCAGTCTGAGCGACACTCTCGCGGTGCAGCTGGGTCTCAAGTGCGTCCTGGCGCTGGGATTCAAACGCGGTAGCGAGGTGTTCGAGGACGTGGTCCGCACGATTACACCTGTGGTCCCGCCGCTCAACGTGTCTTGGATTCCGACGAATTCTCAAAAGAAAGCCGAGAAAAAGCAGAGCGATACAGTGAGGGGACAGAAGAGGAAAATAGAAGACATTTCGGAAGAAGCAAATGACTCTTCTCCTGTAGACCTTCAGCCTCTGAAAGTTAAGAAAATCATCCCGAATCCTAAGAAAATCAGAAAACCCAAAAAGGGGGCCAAGTAA
- the nmt2 gene encoding glycylpeptide N-tetradecanoyltransferase 2: MMAEDSESAASQQSLELDDQDTCGIDGDNEEENEHMQGSPGGDLGAKKKKKKQKRKKEKPSSGGTKSDSASDSQEIKNPAIPMQKLQDIQRAMELLSTCQGPAKNIDEATKHKYQFWDTQPVPKLNEVVTTHGPIEPDKENIRQEPYSLPQGFMWDTLDLSNAEVLKELYTLLNENYVEDDDNMFRFDYSPNFLKWALRPPGWLPQWHCGVRVSSNKKLVGFISAIPADIHIYDTLKRMVEINFLCVHKKLRSKRVAPVLIREITRRVNLEGIFQAVYTAGVVLPKPVSTCRYWHRSLNPRKLVEVKFSHLSRNMTLQRTMKLYRLPDSTRTPGLRPMGDGDVKLVTALLQKHLSQFHLRPVMGEEEVKHWFLPQENIIDTYVVEGSGGMLTDFISFYTLPSTVMHHPLHKSLKAAYSFYNVHTETPLIDLMNDALILAKQKGFDVFNALDLMDNKNFLEKLKFGIGDGNLQYYLYNWKCPPMDPEKVGLVLQ, encoded by the exons ATGATGGCGGAGGACAGCGAGTCCGCGGCCAGCCAGCAGAGCCTGGAGCTGGACGACCAGGACACCTGCGGCATCGACGGAGACAACGAGGAGGAAAATGAGCACATGCAGGG GAGTCCTGGGGGTGATCTTGGtgcaaagaagaaaaagaagaaacagaagagaaagaaggAGAAGCCAAGCTCAGGAGGAACCAAGTCTGACTCTGCCTCTGATTCTCAGGAGATAAAG AACCCTGCCATTCCAATGCAGAAACTGCAGGACATTCAGAGAGCTATGGAGCTCCTGTCCACCTGTCAAGGTCCAGCCAAAAACATAGATGAGGCCACAAAGCACAAGTACCAGTTCTGGGACACCCAACCTGTGCCCAAACTCA ATGAGGTGGTGACAACTCATGGGCCAATTGAGCCGGATAAAGAAAATATCAGACAAGAGCCATATTCCCTCCCGCAGGGTTTTATGTGGGACACACTGGACCTTAGCAATGCTGAAGTG CTGAAGGAGTTATACACTTTGCTGAATGAAAATTACGTTGAGGATGATGACAACATGTTTAGATTTGACTATTCTCCTAATTTTCTGAAATG GGCGTTACGTCCCCCGGGTTGGCTGCCCCAGTGGCACTGTGGTGTCAGGGTCTCGTCCAATAAGAAGCTGGTTGGGTTCATCAGTGCCATTCCTGCTGACATCCACATCTATGACAC GTTGAAGAGGATGGTGGAGATTAACTTCCTGTGTGTGCATAAAAAATTGCGCTCAAAGCGTGTTGCTCCTGTACTAATCCGAGAGATCACGCGACGGGTCAATTTAGAGGGAATTTTCCAGGCTGTATACACTGCTGGTGTAGTTCTGCCCAAACCTGTTTCCACATGCAG ATACTGGCATCGCTCTCTAAACCCCAGGAAGCTTGTGGAGGTTAAGTTTTCCCATCTCAGCAGAAATATGACACTACAACGGACAATGAAGCTGTACAGATTACCTGAT AGCACACGTACTCCTGGTTTGAGGCCGATGGGAGATGGGGATGTGAAGCTGGTGACAGCATTGCTGCAGAAACACCTGAGCCAGTTCCACCTGCGGCCTGTCATGGGAGAAGAGGAGGTGAAGCACTGGTTCCTACCGCAGGAGAACATCATTGACACTTATGTAGTCGAG GGCTCTGGTGGGATGCTAACGGACTTCATCAGTTTCTACACCCTGCCATCCACAGTGATGCATCATCCACTGCACAAAAGCCTGAAGGCTGCTTATTCCTTTTACAATGTCCACACAGAGACGCCGCTCATAGACTTGATGAATGATGCTCTCATCCTAGCCAAACAG AAAGGTTTTGATGTTTTTAATGCGCTGGATCTAATGGACAATAAGAATTTCTTGGAAAAGCTTAAGTTTGGGATTGGTGATGGTAACCTGCAGTATTATCTGTACAACTGGAAATGCCCTCCCATGGACCCAGAGAAA GTTGGCCTTGTTTTACAGTAA
- the fam171a1 gene encoding protein FAM171A1, with product MRGADSSSRSAVIVLCLLGCDLWTAAAKTLQESSDAKEVALKVHLSDASTHQPLAGVTVEIFTNHTPVASDISGPDGNAFIRFPYRLGDLLVVTATKRGYVPNSIPWRPNRLPVFSSLSLDLLPERAATLMVYDDVVQIVSGYQGSKLQPWVQFQRRALSLPSNATYTNLTAFLTVSSSTQDTQYFPYLQGLHPNYTGSDRKFELTPVAAISVHLLGSDGVELHVSEPISVSIPLPANSGLKENDHIPAWRFDPKLGAWLKSSLGYVHREGKQLTLTYIAPQLGYWVAAMSPINTGPVVAKDISTYHTVFLLAILGGMALILLFLLCLLIYYCRRKCARMRPAHRKFTLSSTLDTSKRDQATSMSHLNLISETHLDHNGAEPDMHTPMLKPTPYDSSTNELAASHGELHSRGSNLYKHSVEIFPLKSTCSNNTSEGYGSPAERGEYRRSYTSITTSSVHPLHMSISSSSPHPLHQTSSAGRLSSESKSSLRDNRLSPVSAASTSPVGSPEREQGIERRPADYKLSRSVDHLERPAPLPRPGALLCCTSELQVNQGEETYRKARPTLVIPAHYMRLPGTHPLSGQALLLQSDVQSELESIQAELSACHQPQGQVPHSWGKRDQEGGTQGTGDDRGGGVEEWTLQTAALPADLSFPNSLSQAGLDVVQMNGEDQLLAEKTLMELRGGKPLPHPRAWFVSLDGRSNAHIRHSYIDLQRAGCNSSCVGSNDASLDSGVDMSDVTPGRRFRDKVGVKAEAVAQPAVPVVEYTPLVFVEDSNANGESSGSPTPVCSPEENSLKGLLEEKEREDKDEGTLSPPSPPPELPSPPPELPSPPPELPPPPSLPSPPPLTEPVVEMVEETGTDSDVFRTEENQMHMSSSTRPDNLAVPDDAGEDENKKSPWQKREERPLLAFNLK from the exons AAGTGGCGCTGAAGGTTCACCTGAGTGACGCTAGCACTCATCAGCCTCTCGCTGGTGTCACAGTGGAGATCTTCACTAACCACACTCCTGTTGCCTCGGACATCTCTGGTCCCGATGGCAATGCCTTCATCAGGTTCCCCTATCGGCTTGGCGACCTTCTTGTAGTGACTGCAACCAAGCGTGGCTACGTACCCAACTCCATTCCATGGCGACCAAACAGGCTTCCTG TCTTCTCATCTCTCAGTCTGGATCTGCTTCCTGAGAGGGCTGCTACTCTGATGGTGTACGATGACGTGGTGCAGATCGTCTCTGGATATCAAG GTTCAAAGCTGCAGCCATGGGTACAGTTCCAGAGAAGAGCGTTGAGTCTTCCTTCTAATGCAACCTACACCAATCTGACCGCCTTCCTCACTGTGAGCAGTTCAACACAAGACACGCAGTACTTCCCCTACCTGCAAGGACTTCATCCCAACTATACAG GCAGTGATCGAAAGTTCGAGTTGACTCCTGTAGCTGCTATCAGTGTCCATCTTTTGGGTAGCGATGGGGTGGAGCTTCATGTCAGTGAGCCAATCAGTGTGAGCATCCCTCTTCCTGCAAACAGTGGTTTGAAAGAGAATGATCACATCCCCGCCTGGAGGTTTGACCCCAAACTGG GGGCCTGGTTGAAGAGCAGTCTGGGATATGTCCACAGAGAGGGGAAGCAGTTAACTCTCACATACATTGCCCCTCAGCTTGGCTATTGGGTCGCAGCCATGTCTCCCATAAACACAG GTCCAGTGGTGGCAAAGGACATTAGCACTTATCACACAGTCTTCCTGCTGGCTATACTAGGAGGCATGGCCCTGATACTgctcttcctgctctgcctgctgaTCTACTATTGCAG GAGGAAGTGTGCCCGTATGCGACCTGCCCATAGGAAGTTCACTCTATCCTCTACTTTAGATACCTCTAAACGAGACCAGGCTACTTCCATGTCCCACCTGAACCTCATCAGTGAGACTCATCTTGACCACAATGGGGCAGAGCCAGACATGCACACACCTATGCTTAAACCCACCCCCTACGACTCCTcgaccaatgagcttgcagcttcaCATGGCGAGCTCCATAGCCGTGGATCCAACCTCTACAAACACTCAGTAGAGATATTTCCCCTCAAATCAACTTGTTCAAACAATACATCCGAGGGTTACGGTTCACCGGCGGAACGTGGAGAGTACCGGCGTAGCTATACATCCATCACGACTTCATCCGTCCACCCCCTCCACATGTCCATCTCGTCCTCGTCCCCCCATCCATTGCATCAAACCTCCTCTGCAGGACGACTGTCTTCAGAGAGTAAATCAAGCTTGCGTGATAACCGCCTCTCTCCTGTTTCAGCCGCATCCACAAGTCCTGTCGGATCCCCAGAGCGGGAGCAAGGAATTGAGCGACGGCCAGCCGACTACAAGCTATCCCGCTCTGTAGACCATCTGGAGCGTCCCGCTCCACTTCCCCGACCTGGAGCTCTGCTCTGCTGCACCTCTGAATTGCAAGTCAACCAAGGGGAAGAGACTTACCGCAAGGCTCGCCCCACCCTCGTCATTCCCGCCCACTACATGCGACTTCCAGGGACGCATCCTCTGTCAGGTCAAGCGCTCCTTTTGCAGTCGGATGTACAGAGTGAATTGGAAAGCATTCAAGCGGAGCTCAGCGCGTGCCATCAACCCCAAGGCCAAGTCCCGCACTCGTGGGGCAAAAGAGACCAAGAAGGAGGGACGCAAGGGACAGGGGACGACCGAGGTGGAGGAGTTGAGGAGTGGACCTTGCAAACGGCTGCTCTTCCCGCCGATCTCTCCTTCCCCAACTCGCTCAGTCAAGCGGGTCTGGATGTGGTGCAGATGAACGGAGAAGATCAGCTTCTAGCCGAAAAGACTTTGATGGAACTCAGGGGAGGAAAGCCGCTCCCCCACCCCAGAGCTTGGTTTGTATCACTAGACGGCCGCTCCAATGCACACATCCGCCATTCCTACATCGACTTGCAGAGAGCAGGATGCAACAGCAGTTGTGTCGGAAGCAACGACGCCAGTCTAGACTCTGGGGTTGACATGAGCGACGTGACACCGGGACGACGTTTTCGCGATAAAGTCGGGGTTAAAGCCGAAGCTGTGGCTCAACCTGCGGTGCCTGTGGTTGAATACACACCGCTAGTGTTTGTAGAGGACTCAAATGCTAATGGAGAAAGCAGCGGGAGCCCAACGCCAGTCTGCAGCCCTGAAGAGAACTCTCTAAAAGGTTTATTGGAGGAAAAAGAGAGGGAAGACAAAGACGAAGGGACTTTGTCTCCTCCGTCGCCTCCCCCTGAGCTTCCGTCGCCTCCCCCTGAGCTTCCTTCGCCTCCCCCTGAGCTTCCTCCGCCACCTTCGCTTCCTTCACCACCTCCTCTCACCGAGCCTGTGGTTGAAATGGTGGAGGAGACAGGGACAGATAGCGACGTTTTCAGGACTGAGGAGAATCAAATGCACATGAGCAGCAGCACCCGGCCGGACAACCTCGCCGTCCCTGATGATGCCGGTGAAGACGAGAACAAGAAGAGTCCGTGGCAGAAACGAGAGGAGCGACCACTACTGGCCTTTAACCTGAAATGA